The Ricinus communis isolate WT05 ecotype wild-type chromosome 8, ASM1957865v1, whole genome shotgun sequence sequence ATCTCTCTTTACTCATTTCTCCCTCTTTgtactttattaataaaaatttaatgaagaAGTAAAATAGAGAGTATTGTTAAAATACTTAtacatttcaaaataaattaaaatagagagttaattatataaaatttaatagaaatacatataaaaaatattattgggGATACTCCAAAtaggataaaaaataattgaaaataaaaggagaGATTAAAAGGAGAgagtataaaaaatataattctattaCGGTCATTGCACTCTTAGAATTTTTAGACAGGTGCTACgttgtttttatttgagaaGAGATACTTGAGAAGAGAGTACAATGATGCATTGGAGAGCTTAGAGGCCTTTAATTGGACAAAAGAAAACATGAGGTTCCTAGATGACTCTTCACATAAATACTAAGGGCCAAACTGAGTTTTTCCCATAATATGGGAAACAAGGCAATTACCTTTCCAGACCATCGTTTTAATGTGAAGGAAAAACCCTAAGAACAATTCTTTCTCTATCACACCATAAATCGCTCCCCTTTTGTTTGTGTTTTAGGTTTGCCGAAACCAAACAAGGAGAGACGCAATCAAAGGTTTCCACTGTCATGGCTAACAACAGCAACAGTATGTATACATTCGATTTTGTAATCCATAAATTATCATTATTCATGGCTGCCCATgagattcaattttttttttgtttttgcagCTGTGACTAGGTCGTTCCTACAGGTAGCATCAACGGAGGAGGTTGCTCCACCTCTTCGAGTTGTTCAGATCGAGGGACTGGTACTTTCTCCCTGTCTGTCACTTTCACATTACAAGTTgaattaaaaccctaaaagaatTTGTAATTACTGTATAATCAATGAAACAGGTTATATTGAAGATAATTAAACATTGCAAAGAGTTCTCTCCGGCTTTGGTTACCGGTCAGCTTCTTGGTCTGGATGTTGGCAGTGTTCTTGAAGTTACCAATTGTTTCCCTTTCCCGGTATGATTAAGAGTTTTGCCTGTTGTTTGTTTTggcttttttaataatttcatatcttTGTTGTGACTTGTCTCATTTCATGTTGTGTAAAGATTCGCGAGGAGGATGAAGAGATTGAAGCTGATGGTGCTAATTACCAACTTGAAATGATGAGATGCTTGAGGGAGGTTAATGTTGACAATAACACTGTTGGATGGTATGTTTGATTTCTTGAATCCTTTTGTAGATTGCACATGAAATAAAACACTTGTTTCTCGTTTTTGTTTGGCtgctatattttattctttgtttttccTCTCAATTTCAGGTATCAATCAACATTGTTAGGGTCTTTCCAAACGGTGGAATTGATTGAGACATTTATGAATTACCAGGTATTAATGACCTTTTCCTATGCAATGTGGGATGCAGTTTTTTAGTGGTTTCTGCATCTTTATTGCaatttttctctttgattAATACTTTCATTGGAGATCCATTCATTGAAGTTGCTTttatcctccaattaaatgtCAATTTTATTCATGTCACCCAAAATAGACTTAGTAGTTTCATTGGGAATATTGATTCAGCATGGCCACAgatttaagtaattttttaattaatttttgacaaaAGTAACATTTTGGTGAGGACTGACTTGCACATTTAGTTTGGACAATGGTTTTAATGGTTCCAGAGTATATTGTGGATgtaatttatacatattagaTTCTATTTAGTATCTTAGCTTCCATATTTGATTTGTTAACGGTGGGTGCATcttcattttctattattcaAAGGTTACATGTTGGTAATTGCAGGAAAATATCAGTCGCTGTGTCTGTATAATTTATGATCCTTCAAGATCCGAGCAGGGTGTCTTAGCTCTCAAGGCCTTGAAACTTTCTGATGCTTTCATGGAGCTGTACCgcaataataattttactggGGAGAAGTAAAGACATTTGCTGTTGCTAACATGGTTATTGTTATAGGGAACTATATAATGTATTCTAATTTTGGTACGTCTTTTGCTTCATAGATTGAGAGAGCGAAACTTGTCATGGGTTGATATCTTTGAGGAAATTCCTGTAAGCTTCTAAACTCATCCTTGCTTCTTCTCAGGCAAGAATAACTTGGTGAATGTTAACTGCATTGCATTTTAATCCTCTGACAGAAAAAGGTTGCATGATTTCATATCGTAATAATATTCTACTTTTGTACTCACAGATCAAAGTTTCTAATTCTGCACTTATCAGTGCCTTTATGTCCGAGTTAGAGACTGATTCACCTGTTACTCAGGTAAAACATATTGACTGTTTCTTAGAGACTGTAAATGTAGGTTCTCTCCGTTTTAATCTTCTTCTTTGGTTTCTGGTATTAGTGTGATTATGACCGCCTGCAATTATCAACCAACCCATTTTTGGAGAGGAATGTCGAATTTTTGGTCGAATGCATGGATGAATTGTCAATTGAACAGCAGAAGgtttgtcttttttcttttttaaaatttcagcTTGGAATGGTCTGTAACATGACATGCAAATTACCTTCGTTTGCAGTTCCAA is a genomic window containing:
- the LOC8279662 gene encoding eukaryotic translation initiation factor 3 subunit H, translated to MANNSNTVTRSFLQVASTEEVAPPLRVVQIEGLVILKIIKHCKEFSPALVTGQLLGLDVGSVLEVTNCFPFPIREEDEEIEADGANYQLEMMRCLREVNVDNNTVGWYQSTLLGSFQTVELIETFMNYQENISRCVCIIYDPSRSEQGVLALKALKLSDAFMELYRNNNFTGEKLRERNLSWVDIFEEIPIKVSNSALISAFMSELETDSPVTQCDYDRLQLSTNPFLERNVEFLVECMDELSIEQQKFQFYYRNLSRQQAQQQTWLQKRRSENMARKAAGEEPLPEEDPSNPIFKPIPEPSRLDSFLITNQISNFCNQINGVAGQSFSRLYLMKALQDN